From a region of the Triticum aestivum cultivar Chinese Spring chromosome 7D, IWGSC CS RefSeq v2.1, whole genome shotgun sequence genome:
- the LOC123170638 gene encoding uncharacterized protein, protein MASPQYDPEIAAASSAKQSQGGGAGPDKHVGAPDISKVGDSKLYEFKEQLLLLSTLVATVTYGAGLNLPGGSWEQGNPGGHLAGDPILRDTHYRRYLAFYYCNATALAASLVVSLILIILPRNKPAWTVALQIVMMLDLLSLIGAYGAGSCRDAFTTVYALVVFCILLLAIISVFFSFMVKVLIKWAHKVRAATSPIKTTGGNLKGILAMKRVTTMINTIESLAADSKDRAEKEMVDVLMLLATFAVTITYVAGLSPPGGFWSSAEDGHHVSDPVLQARGRYRAFFLCNTTSFALSLLIIVVLLERKMLGKSMLFGKKKMMFGGKSIPKRLAAPCGLIVVALLGLMGAYAAGSCREADNTVMVLMVPVGVCLLLALVFHWKPLTKMHNSVLKFFKKLAHLGIPSGTYRDTDDDHLQNTRYLVMLLATLVVTITYQAGLDPPGGLWQDDRDGHKMGHPVLQTTHPTRYKVFFYSNSAAFITSLVVNMMLQSKFLLTRHTLEVTLVFDLFGLVTAYGAGSTRDVITSIYIVALAGIVLVYVIVHIIIREHDPDPEDHAALKELDDKRRVLLLVAILAATLTYQAGLTPPGGFWLADDQGLGLRAGFPVLLHHYPRRYYAFFYCNAASFMASVTLILLLVNPKLYRPGIRCYALYVCMLVGTFGLMGAYAAGSSRHLKTSIYVLTLVGAVVAFIALLLVLFRLFPLFGKPKDKVPVTPKSSGSNSNKSSGSKKKEKLQYLTLLGILAASMTYQTGLKPPGGLWQDNNDGHSAGNPILRDINKDRYNAFFYSNSTSFMASIVVVVMLLPLTMLPEKDTKSPKKEPKSVMLLQSMMLPVKDPKSPEKETMLSKKDTESAQKDQKPTDNDPEPTDEGTWPLWPMHTAILLDMMGLLVAYAAGSTRKWETSRNVMVLIVPVLAYIGLYAALSVFCHRKEKPKEDPKVAADTQVGGAGP, encoded by the exons ATGGCTTCCCCCCAGTACGACCCTGAAATTGCAGCTGCATCATCCGCAAAGCAGAGCCAGGGAGGAGGAGCAGGCCCTGACAAACATGTTGGAGCTCCTGACATTTCTAAGGTCGGGGACTCGAAGCTGTACGAGTTCAAGGAGCAGCTCCTGCTGCTGTCGACTCTGGTGGCCACGGTGACGTACGGCGCCGGGCTGAACCTGCCCGGGGGGTCCTGGGAGCAGGGCAACCCAGGGGGGCACCTCGCCGGCGACCCGATTCTTCGGGACACTCACTACCGCCGGTACCTCGCCTTCTACTACTGCAACGCCACTGCCCTCGCCGCGTCGCTCGTGGTCTccctcatcctcatcatcctgCCGAGGAACAAACCTGCCTGGACAGTGGCGCTGCAGATCGTCATGATGCTTGATCTACTCAGCCTCATCGGTGCCTATGGCGCCGGGAGCTGCCGGGATGCGTTCACAACAGTCTACGCGCTGGTGGTCTTCTGCATTTTGCTATTGGCCATCATCTCTGTTTTCTTCTCCTTTATGGTGAAGGTCCTCATCAAATGGGCTCACAAGGTCCGTGCCGCCACCAGCCCAATCAAGACCACTGGTGGCAACCTCAAAGGCATCCTCGCCATGAAGCGAGTCACGACGATGATCAACACAATTGAGTCACTTGCAGCCGACTCCAAAGACCGTGCTGAGAAGGAGATGGTTGATGTGTTGATGCTGCTCGCAACCTTCGCGGTCACCATCACATACGTTGCCGGGCTGAGCCCGCCTGGTGGGTTCTGGAGCAGCGCCGAGGATGGTCATCATGTGAGCGACCCGGTGTTACAAGCCCGTGGCCGGTACCGCGCCTTCTTCCTCTGCAACACCACCTCATTCGCTTTGTCCTTGCTCATCATCGTGGTTCTCCTGGAgaggaagatgctcgggaagagtATGTTGTTTGGGAAAAAGAAGATGATGTTTGGGGGAAAGTCCATCCCAAAGCGGCTTGCAGCGCCCTGCGGGTTGATCGTCGTTGCTCTGCTGGGCCTCATGGGGGCCTATGCGGCTGGGAGCTGCAGAGAGGCTGACAACACTGTCATGGTCCTTATGGTGCCTGTCGGTGTATGCCTGCTGCTGGCGCTTGTTTTCCATTGGAAGCCCCTCACGAAAATGCATAATTCCGTCTTGAAATTCTTCAAGAAACTGGCCCATCTTGGCATTCCTTCAG GTACTTACAGAGACACGGACGATGACCACCTACAAAACACCCGTTATCTTGTTATGCTCCTTGCTACTCTTGTGGTGACCATCACTTACCAAGCAGGACTAGATCCACCGGGCGGCCTCTGGCAAGACGATCGAGACGGGCATAAGATGGGCCACCCGGTGCTCCAAACCACACATCCTACTAGGTACAAAGTGTTCTTCTATAGCAACTCGGCAGCCTTCATCACATCTCTGGTCGTCAACATGATGCTCCAGAGCAAGTTTCTACTCACGCGACACACGCTGGAAGTAACCCTCGTGTTCGACCTATTCGGCCTCGTCACTGCCTATGGCGCCGGAAGCACTAGGGATGTAATCACATCCATCTATATTGTTGCCTTGGCAGGCATCGTCCTGGTCTACGTCATCGTCCATATCATCATCAGAGAACATGATCCCGATCCGGAGGATCATGCTGCACTAAAGGAACTTGATGACAAGCGCAGGGTGCTATTGTTGGTCGCTATCTTGGCGGCCACCCTCACGTACCAAGCTGGACTCACCCCGCCTGGTGGCTTCTGGTTGGCAGACGACCAAGGGCTTGGTCTCCGTGCGGGTTTCCCGGTCCTTCTTCATCATTACCCTCGTCGTTACTATGCATTCTTCTACTGCAACGCGGCGAGCTTCATGGCATCCGTAACCCTCATCCTTCTTCTTGTCAATCCGAAGCTATACAGGCCGGGCATACGTTGTTATGCGCTCTATGTGTGCATGCTGGTGGGCACATTTGGCCTTATGGGTGCCTACGCTGCCGGAAGCTCCCGGCATCTCAAGACCTCCATCTATGTATTGACCTTGGTCGGCGCGGTGGTTGCCTTCATAGCCTTGCTGCTAGTCCTTTTCCGGTTATTCCCTTTATTTGGCAAACCCAAAGATAAAGTGCCAGTAACTCCCAAGAGCAGCGGCAGCAACAGCAACAAGAGCAGCGGCAGCAAGAAGAAAGAAAAACTTCAATACTTGACGCTGCTAGGGATCCTGGCTGCAAGTATGACATACCAGACAGGCCTAAAACCACCAGGCGGCCTATGGCAAGACAACAATGATGGGCACTCTGCTGGCAACCCCATTCTCCGTGACATCAACAAGGACCGGTACAATGCTTTCTTCTACAGTAACTCCACCTCCTTCATGGCCTCAATTGTGGTGGTCGTCATGCTGCTTCCATTGACGATGTTGCCCGAGAAAGACACAAAGTCGCCCAAGAAAGAACCAAAGTCGGTCATGCTGCTTCAGTCGATGATGTTGCCCGTGAAAGACCCGAAGTCGCCCGAGAAAGAAACAATGTTGTCCAAGAAAGACACAGAGTCGGCCCAGAAAGACCAGAAGCCGACCGATAATGACCCGGAGCCGACCGACGAAGGCACATGGCCACTCTGGCCAATGCATACGGCCATCTTGCTGGACATGATGGGCCTCCTGGTGGCATACGCAGCAGGCAGTACTAGGAAGTGGGAAACATCCAGGAATGTCATGGTCCTCATCGTTCCTGTGTTGGCCTACATTGGGCTCTACGCAGCACTGTCAGTCTTCTGCCATAGAAAAGAAAAGCCCAAAGAAGACCCCAAAGTGGCAGCAGATACCCAGGTTGGTGGCGCAGGCCCGTAA
- the LOC123168967 gene encoding uncharacterized protein: protein MINISSARGLPFHKQIKQTASMANDLETGGTVNGSGKPRTVSKLYEFKEQLLLLSTLVATVTYVAGLNLPGGSWEQDDPGGHMAGDPILRDTHYRRYLAFYYCNATALAASLVVSLILIILEEKHIVWTVVLRMVMMLDLLSLMGAYGAGSCRDTFTTIFAVVVFSFLVLIIIFGFFYLWLHRHDKFPSNSNSNSNRPIAPPGLNSTSKSRFFLSVRLIQKQRSVVKSFVDAKKEEKEKIDVLMLLATFAVTITYVAGLSPPGGFWSSTEDGHRLSDPVLQARGRYRAFFVCNTTSFAVSLLIIVLLLEKKLLKKQLSEKFTVRFTVPYVLIAVALLGLMVAYAAGSCREADNTIFVLTLTAAVPVCVCLQLVVVTCTNCWEGLATKCGDVLGWFKRRVNTPRGTSTSTDIELHLQNTRYLVMLLATLVVTITYQAGLDPPGGLWLDSRDGHTIGHPVLQTTHPTRYQVFFYSNSAAFVTSLVVIMMLQSKYLLTRHTLEATLVLDLFGLITAYGAGSTRDVNASFYIIALAGIVLVYVVVHITIRDHDPEPAGGDAAVKVLDDKRKVLLLVAILAATLTYQAGLTPPGGFWLADDQGLGRRAGFPVLLDNYPPRYHAFFYCNAASFMASVTLILLLINPKLYRPGIRCYALYVCMLVGMFGLMGAYAAGSSRHLKTSIILLTLVAAVSAFIALLVAIFWYIFRYRKKAAAAVEAAVTMATTASAAITTAAAAATRAAAAATTETTTTTAIIAARLTAGATTTSTVAPTTETTTTTAIIAARLIAGATTTSTVAPTTETTTTAARLTAAATTTTPQAAQTTATSSNSSSSKEKERLEYLMLLGILGASMTYQTGLKPPGGLWQDNMNGHYAGNPILHDTNKHRYNAFFYGNSTSFMASIVVVVMLLPLTFHEHDLSLWPMHSAILLDMLSLLVAYAAGSTREWETSRNVMLLVIPVLLYIAVYVTASVFYNREGPVEPPTQTPASTARVTATPHQEAN, encoded by the exons ATGATAAATATAAGTTCAGCCAGAGGCCTTCCATTTCATAAGCAAATTAAGCAAACGGCTTCCATGGCCAACGACCTTGAAACTGGAGGCACTGTCAATGGCAGCGGCAAGCCTCGTACAGTTTCAAAGCTGTATGAGTTCAAGGAGCAGCTCCTGCTGCTGTCGACTCTGGTCGCAACGGTGACATACGTCGCCGGGCTGAACCTGCCTGGGGGATCCTGGGAGCAGGATGACCCGGGAGGTCACATGGCTGGCGATCCGATCCTCCGGGACACCCACTACCGCCGTTACCTCGCCTTCTACTACTGCAACGCCACCGCGCTCGCCGCGTCGCTCGTGGTCTccctcatcctcatcatcctggAGGAGAAGCACATTGTCTGGACAGTGGTGCTGCGGATGGTCATGATGCTCGACCTACTCAGCCTCATGGGTGCCTACGGCGCTGGGAGCTGCCGGGATACATTCACAACCATCTTCGCGGTGGTAGTCTTCTCCTTTTTGGTATTGATTATCATCTTTggtttcttctacctctggctccaTCGTCATGATAAGTTcccctccaactccaactccaactccaatcGTCCCATCGCGCCCCCTGGCTTGAACTCCACCTCCAAGTCCAGGTTCTTCCTCAGCGTGAGGCTAATCCAGAAACAGAGGAGTGTGGTGAAGTCATTCGTCGACGccaagaaggaagagaaggagaaGATTGATGTGTTGATGTTACTCGCAACTTTTGCTGTCACCATCACATACGTAGCTGGGCTGAGCCCGCCTGGTGGGTTCTGGAGCAGCACCGAGGACGGACACCGTTTGAGCGACCCGGTGTTGCAAGCTCGTGGCCGGTACCGTGCCTTCTTTGTTTGCAACACCACTTCGTTCGCCGTGTCCCTTCTCATCATCGTGTTGCTCTTGGAGAAGAAGCTGCTGAAGAAGCAGCTGAGCGAAAAATTCACGGTGCGATTCACAGTGCCCTATGTGTTGATCGCCGTCGCTCTGTTGGGCCTTATGGTAGCCTATGCTGCGGGGAGCTGCAGGGAGGCTGACAATACCATCTTTGTCCTTACCCTCACCGCTGCGGTTCCTGTCTGTGTGTGCCTCCAACTGGTGGTTGTTACTTGCACAAATTGTTGGGAAGGACTCGCGACCAAGTGTGGTGATGTCTTAGGATGGTTCAAGAGACGGGTCAACACTCCTCGAG GCACCTCCACAAGCACGGACATCGAGCTACACCTTCAAAACACTCGCTATCTTGTTATGCTCCTTGCTACTCTTGTGGTGACCATCACTTACCAAGCAGGACTCGATCCACCTGGTGGCCTTTGGCTAGACAGCCGGGATGGGCATACAATCGGCCACCCCGTACTCCAAACAACACATCCTACTCGGTATCAAGTGTTCTTCTACAGCAACTCAGCAGCTTTTGTCACATCATTGGTTGTCATCATGATGCTCCAGAGCAAGTATCTGCTCACGCGGCACACACTAGAAGCAACCCTAGTACTGGACCTATTCGGTCTCATTACTGCCTATGGCGCCGGGAGCACTAGGGATGTAAACGCATCCTTCTACATCATTGCCTTGGCGGGCATTGTCCTTGTCTATGTTGTTGTCCATATCACCATAAGAGACCATGACCCTGAGCCAGCAGGTGGTGATGCTGCAGTAAAGGTTCTCGATGACAAGCGTAAGGTGTTGCTACTGGTTGCTATCTTGGCTGCTACCCTGACGTACCAAGCTGGTCTCACTCCTCCAGGTGGCTTCTGGTTAGCGGATGACCAAGGGCTTGGTCGTCGTGCGGGCTTCCCAGTCCTCCTTGACAATTACCCTCCTCGTTACCATGCATTCTTCTATTGCAATGCGGCGAGTTTCATGGCATCCGTAACACTCATCCTTCTTCTCATCAATCCAAAGCTATACAGGCCAGGTATACGTTGTTATGCACTCTATGTGTGCATGCTGGTGGGCATGTTTGGCCTCATGGGTGCCTATGCTGCTGGAAGCTCCCGGCATCTCAAAACCTCCATCATTTTGTTAACCTTGGTTGCCGCTGTATCAGCATTCATAGCCTTGCTAGTAGCCATTTTCTGGTACATCTTTAGATACAGaaaaaaagcagcagcagcagtggaggCGGCAGTAACAATGGCAACAACAGCATCGGCGGCAATAACAACAGCAGCGGCGGCAGCAACAAGAGCAGCGGCGGCAGCAACAACAGAAACAACAACCACAACAGCAATAATAGCAGCAAgattgacagcaggggcaacaacaACATCAACGGTAGCACCAACAACAGAAACAACAACCACAACAGCAATAATAGCAGCAAGATTGATAGCAGGGGCAACAACAACATCAACTGTAGCACCAACAACAGAAACAACAACCACAGCAGCAAGATTGACAGCAGCGGCAACAACAACGACACCACAAGCAGCACAAACAACAGCAacaagcagcaacagcagcagcagtaaaGAGAAAGAGAGACTTGAATACTTGATGTTACTAGGGATCCTTGGCGCAAGTATGACATACCAGACTGGCCTAAAGCCACCAGGCGGCCTATGGCAGGACAACATGAATGGGCACTATGCTGGCAACCCCATCCTCCACGACACCAACAAGCACCGGTATAATGCTTTCTTTTATGGCAACTCCACTTCATTCATGGCGTCGATCGTGGTGGTCGTCATGCTGCTCCCATTGACATTCCATGAACACGATCTGTCACTCTGGCCGATGCATTCAGCCATTTTGCTGGACATGCTTAGCCTCCTAGTTGCCTACGCAGCAGGCAGTACTAGGGAGTGGGAAACCTCCAGAAACGTCATGTTACTCGTCATCCCTGTGTTGCTCTACATTGCGGTCTATGTAACAGCTTCGGTCTTCTACAACAGGGAAGGCCCTGTGGAACCGCCAACCCAGACTCCGGCCTCCACTGCTAGAGTGACTGCCACACCACATCAGGAAGCCAACTGA